A stretch of Cumulibacter manganitolerans DNA encodes these proteins:
- a CDS encoding transposase produces the protein MARPSKYPRELRERAVRVVMESVAQGEYPSEFEAIRTIARQLGIGSPETLRKWVRRAEIDQGTRPGRTTEELAEIRERKKKVSELERANQILKSASAFFAAELDRPHRY, from the coding sequence ATGGCACGTCCCAGCAAGTACCCCAGAGAGCTTCGTGAGCGCGCTGTACGCGTGGTGATGGAGTCGGTCGCGCAGGGCGAGTACCCCTCGGAGTTCGAAGCGATCCGCACGATCGCCCGGCAGCTGGGGATCGGTTCACCGGAGACGCTGCGCAAATGGGTGCGGCGCGCGGAGATCGATCAGGGCACTCGGCCGGGCAGAACCACCGAAGAGCTGGCAGAGATCCGCGAGCGGAAGAAGAAGGTCTCCGAGCTCGAGCGAGCGAACCAGATTCTCAAGAGCGCATCGGCTTTCTTCGCGGCGGAGCTCGACCGCCCACATCGGTATTGA
- a CDS encoding Txe/YoeB family addiction module toxin: protein MRLVWDESAWEDYKHWRTADRRILKRINALIDACLREPFSGIGKPEQLKYGARGSWSRRITDEHRLVYLVDDEDLVILQARYHY, encoded by the coding sequence GTGCGACTGGTCTGGGACGAGTCCGCGTGGGAGGACTACAAGCACTGGCGGACGGCCGACCGTAGAATCCTCAAGCGGATCAACGCCCTGATCGACGCATGCCTCCGCGAGCCGTTCTCCGGCATCGGCAAGCCCGAGCAGCTCAAGTACGGGGCGCGGGGATCATGGTCGCGGCGCATCACCGACGAACACAGGCTCGTCTACCTCGTCGACGACGAAGACCTGGTGATCCTTCAGGCTCGCTACCACTACTGA
- a CDS encoding type II toxin-antitoxin system Phd/YefM family antitoxin codes for MSISASEARKTLFPLIERVNNDRTAVEIVSRKGNAVLMPADEYAAWQETAYLFRSPANARRLLDAYERATAGKTEVHELDRSDDPVEDA; via the coding sequence ATGTCGATCAGCGCGAGCGAGGCCCGCAAGACATTGTTCCCGCTCATCGAGCGGGTGAATAACGACCGCACTGCCGTCGAAATCGTCTCGCGGAAGGGCAACGCTGTGCTGATGCCGGCCGATGAGTATGCGGCCTGGCAGGAGACCGCCTACCTGTTCCGCTCGCCGGCCAACGCCCGCCGGCTGCTCGACGCTTACGAGCGTGCCACCGCGGGCAAGACGGAGGTTCACGAGCTCGACCGCAGCGACGATCCCGTCGAGGACGCCTGA
- a CDS encoding class I adenylate-forming enzyme family protein, with the protein MTGEHSAAYAARPWLALYDEGVSAETAIEFTSGLDMLQQAVRRSPDRAALYYLDRPMTFAELDRHSDAFAVALHSEHGVTRGDRVMLQLQNMPAFLIAQYAAWKLGAIVVPVNPMFKTDELLKLASDAQPKVLVQLDSLYDALHEPIEALGTAIVTASGLDYCNEWPTDRLGEMPRLEPDSAGDLGQLCTQYAGRQPEPVTLSPDDTAYLVYTSGTTGPPKGAMNLHRAVVFNSENYRAYCHLDETDVCLAIAPLFHVTGLIAHVGVCALLGMPMALGYRFDPVVMCRLIERYRCTWVMGSITAYISILNEPSTADFDLSTLSKLWSGGQAVSPATVDQLEGRLGAYVHNLYGLTETTSESHAVPAARKAPIDPKSGALSVGPPVPGFECRVTDEDGVDVAVGEVGEIVMRSPAVVPGYWNKPEESAKAIRDGWLHTGDVGFMDADGWFYIVDRMKDLIVASGFKIWPREVEEVLYKHPAVREAAVIGVPDDYRGETVAAFVSLKPGTSATPEELQAFCKERLAAYKYPRTVEIIDEVPKNASGKIMRRELRR; encoded by the coding sequence ATGACCGGCGAGCACTCCGCGGCGTACGCCGCCCGTCCCTGGCTCGCGCTGTACGACGAGGGCGTCAGCGCGGAGACCGCGATCGAGTTCACCAGCGGCCTGGACATGCTGCAGCAGGCGGTGCGCCGCTCCCCGGACCGCGCGGCGCTGTACTACCTCGACCGGCCGATGACGTTCGCCGAGCTCGACCGGCACAGCGACGCGTTCGCGGTGGCGCTGCACAGCGAGCACGGCGTCACCCGCGGTGACCGGGTGATGCTGCAGCTGCAGAACATGCCGGCGTTCCTGATCGCGCAGTACGCCGCGTGGAAGCTCGGCGCCATCGTCGTCCCGGTCAACCCGATGTTCAAGACCGACGAGTTGCTGAAGCTCGCGAGTGATGCGCAGCCGAAGGTGCTGGTCCAGCTGGACTCGCTGTACGACGCGCTGCACGAGCCGATCGAGGCCCTGGGCACCGCCATCGTGACGGCATCGGGGCTCGACTACTGCAACGAGTGGCCGACCGACCGGCTGGGCGAGATGCCGCGGCTCGAGCCGGACTCCGCGGGCGACCTCGGGCAGCTGTGCACGCAGTACGCCGGCCGTCAGCCGGAGCCGGTCACCCTGAGCCCGGACGACACCGCCTACCTCGTCTACACCTCCGGGACGACCGGGCCGCCGAAGGGCGCGATGAACCTTCATCGCGCGGTGGTGTTCAACTCCGAGAACTATCGCGCGTACTGCCACCTCGACGAGACCGACGTCTGCCTGGCCATCGCCCCGCTGTTCCACGTCACGGGGCTGATCGCGCACGTCGGCGTCTGCGCACTGCTGGGCATGCCGATGGCTCTCGGCTACCGGTTCGACCCGGTCGTGATGTGCCGGCTCATCGAGCGGTACCGCTGCACCTGGGTGATGGGATCGATCACGGCGTACATCTCGATCCTCAACGAGCCGAGCACGGCGGACTTCGACCTGTCGACGCTGAGCAAGTTGTGGAGCGGCGGCCAGGCCGTGTCGCCCGCGACCGTCGACCAGCTCGAGGGCCGCCTCGGCGCCTACGTGCACAACCTCTACGGGCTGACCGAGACCACGTCCGAGTCGCACGCCGTCCCCGCCGCGCGCAAGGCGCCGATCGACCCGAAGAGCGGCGCGCTGTCGGTGGGCCCGCCGGTCCCCGGATTCGAGTGCCGAGTGACCGACGAGGACGGCGTGGACGTCGCCGTCGGCGAAGTCGGCGAGATCGTGATGCGCTCCCCCGCGGTGGTCCCCGGCTACTGGAACAAGCCCGAGGAGTCGGCCAAGGCGATCCGCGACGGCTGGCTGCACACCGGGGACGTCGGCTTCATGGACGCCGACGGCTGGTTCTACATCGTCGACCGGATGAAGGACCTGATCGTCGCCTCCGGGTTCAAGATCTGGCCCCGCGAGGTCGAGGAGGTGCTCTACAAGCACCCCGCCGTCCGCGAGGCCGCGGTCATCGGCGTACCGGACGACTACCGTGGCGAGACCGTCGCAGCGTTCGTCAGCCTCAAGCCGGGCACCAGCGCGACCCCGGAGGAGCTCCAGGCGTTCTGCAAGGAGCGGCTCGCGGCCTACAAGTACCCGCGCACCGTCGAGATCATCGACGAGGTGCCCAAGAACGCCAGCGGCAAGATCATGCGGCGCGAGCTGCGTCGATGA
- a CDS encoding GntR family transcriptional regulator yields the protein MTAPVPRPPAFVREDGARLSPQIGQWLRERILSGHFAPHEKLKPEHLAEIFGASATPVREALMTLHGEGLVSLAPGRGFAVQQLTQQDIEDVLSAHAHFAAMLAERAARTLEDADIHRLREIQARIVSSGAAGDLLGLERLDDEFHRVINRAAGSARLKWLYSTTFRFVPNRLFDEIDGFAEAAIEDHVLVIKGLVNRNPEATAAAMRAHWLNVGTMLVRHMRAHGTLAD from the coding sequence ATGACCGCACCCGTCCCGCGCCCTCCGGCGTTCGTGCGCGAGGACGGGGCGCGGCTCAGCCCGCAGATCGGCCAGTGGCTGCGCGAGCGGATCCTCTCCGGGCACTTCGCGCCGCACGAGAAGCTCAAGCCCGAGCACCTCGCGGAGATCTTCGGGGCCAGCGCGACGCCGGTCCGTGAGGCGCTGATGACACTGCACGGCGAGGGTCTGGTGAGCCTCGCCCCCGGCCGCGGCTTCGCCGTCCAGCAGCTGACCCAGCAGGACATCGAGGACGTGCTGTCCGCGCACGCGCACTTCGCGGCGATGCTCGCCGAGCGCGCCGCGCGGACGCTCGAGGACGCAGACATCCACCGGCTGCGCGAGATCCAGGCGCGGATCGTCTCCTCCGGCGCCGCGGGCGACCTGCTCGGCCTCGAGCGGCTCGACGACGAGTTCCACCGCGTCATCAACCGGGCGGCCGGCTCGGCGCGCCTCAAGTGGCTCTACAGCACCACCTTCCGGTTCGTGCCGAACCGGCTGTTCGACGAGATCGACGGGTTCGCCGAGGCCGCGATCGAGGACCACGTGCTGGTCATCAAGGGCCTGGTCAACCGCAATCCCGAGGCCACCGCCGCGGCGATGCGCGCGCACTGGCTCAACGTCGGGACGATGCTCGTGCGGCACATGCGCGCGCACGGGACGCTCGCGGACTGA
- a CDS encoding LLM class F420-dependent oxidoreductase: MTSQRKLRIGVQLQPQHAEYAQIRDAVQRAEDLGVDVAFNWDHFYPLYGEPEGKHFECWTMLAAWAEQTSRVEIGALVTCNSYRKPQLLADMARTVDHISDGRLILGMGSGWFEKDYDEYGYDFKTAGKRLDDLRDSLPLVKERLGKLNPAPTRAIPVLIGGGGEKKTLKLVAQYADIWHTFVGGSELDHKLEVLKKHCANVGRDFAEIEISAGVGGRGRDGKQPRTPEDEGQALVDQGVTLLTVGVGGPDYDLSMVEKYVAWRDQLSA, encoded by the coding sequence ATGACCTCACAGCGCAAGCTCCGTATCGGTGTCCAGCTCCAGCCGCAGCACGCCGAGTACGCCCAGATCCGCGACGCCGTCCAGCGCGCGGAGGACCTCGGCGTCGACGTCGCCTTCAACTGGGACCACTTCTATCCGCTGTACGGCGAGCCCGAGGGCAAGCATTTCGAGTGCTGGACGATGCTGGCCGCGTGGGCCGAGCAGACGTCGCGCGTCGAGATCGGCGCGCTGGTCACCTGCAACTCCTACCGCAAGCCGCAGCTGCTGGCCGACATGGCGCGCACCGTCGACCACATCTCCGACGGCCGGCTGATCCTCGGCATGGGCTCGGGCTGGTTCGAGAAGGACTACGACGAGTACGGCTACGACTTCAAGACCGCCGGCAAGCGCCTCGACGACCTGCGCGACTCGCTGCCGCTGGTCAAGGAGCGCCTCGGGAAGCTGAACCCGGCGCCGACCCGCGCCATCCCGGTACTGATCGGCGGCGGCGGCGAAAAGAAGACCCTCAAGCTCGTCGCGCAGTACGCCGACATCTGGCACACCTTCGTCGGCGGCAGCGAGCTCGACCACAAGCTCGAGGTGCTGAAGAAGCACTGCGCAAACGTGGGCCGCGACTTCGCCGAGATCGAGATCTCGGCCGGCGTCGGCGGCCGCGGACGCGACGGCAAGCAGCCGCGGACCCCGGAGGACGAGGGCCAGGCGCTGGTCGACCAGGGTGTCACGCTGCTCACCGTCGGCGTCGGCGGACCGGACTACGACCTGTCGATGGTCGAGAAGTACGTCGCGTGGCGTGACCAGCTGAGCGCCTGA
- a CDS encoding nitroreductase family deazaflavin-dependent oxidoreductase — protein sequence MADTTDYRPSPTGWVRDQVEKIEAAGTTDAADIQGMSVVLLTMIGRKSGDTLKVPLMRVEHDGVWAAVASKGGAPQHPQWYYNLTAHPDITLQDGTETYDVRARLIDGDERAEWWERCVAAFPPYAEYQTKTDRQIPVFLLEKR from the coding sequence ATGGCTGATACGACCGACTACCGCCCGAGCCCGACCGGCTGGGTCCGCGACCAGGTCGAGAAGATCGAGGCCGCCGGCACCACCGACGCCGCCGACATCCAGGGGATGTCCGTCGTCCTGCTCACGATGATCGGCCGCAAGTCGGGCGACACCCTCAAGGTGCCGCTGATGCGCGTCGAGCACGACGGCGTGTGGGCCGCCGTGGCCAGCAAGGGCGGCGCTCCGCAGCACCCGCAGTGGTACTACAACCTGACCGCGCACCCGGACATCACGCTGCAGGACGGCACCGAAACGTACGACGTCCGGGCCCGCCTCATCGACGGCGACGAGCGCGCCGAGTGGTGGGAGCGGTGCGTCGCGGCGTTCCCGCCGTACGCCGAGTACCAGACGAAGACCGACCGGCAGATCCCGGTGTTCCTGCTCGAGAAGCGCTAG
- a CDS encoding Nramp family divalent metal transporter: MLQRSRVRQLFVLGPAFVVATAFIDPGNVATNMVAGSTHGYLLLWVVVGACIVGAFVQYLAAKLGLATGHSLAAEVRRRYPRPVSWALWAIAEIIVVLTDLAEFIGGAIALNLLFGVPLLVGALIVALSSVGIIALRMRGKQVFTAFTIGLLFAVVVAYVVMLARVGVGADAVDGLVPRLDGAGSVLLAAGIIGATVMPHALFLHSTLSKEHADADEARMNVPKTLAGVRRDIGAAMTVAGFVNVAILLTAATIPTAAGQALDTAAAHLGTLGGLDVVFGVALLAAALASACTGVYSGQTVMADFLGRRLNVWLRRAVTIAPSLVIIALASNPTQALVLSQVGLSLCLPFALIPLIHLTSSTRVMGAMRNHPVVLVLAAICAVLITGINLALLIV; this comes from the coding sequence ATGCTGCAGCGCTCTCGCGTCCGCCAGCTGTTCGTGCTCGGCCCGGCCTTCGTCGTGGCGACCGCGTTCATCGACCCCGGCAACGTGGCCACCAACATGGTGGCCGGCTCCACGCACGGCTACCTCCTGCTGTGGGTGGTCGTCGGCGCCTGCATCGTCGGCGCGTTCGTGCAGTACCTGGCCGCCAAGCTCGGCCTCGCCACCGGTCACTCGCTGGCCGCCGAGGTACGCCGCCGATACCCGCGGCCGGTCTCCTGGGCGCTCTGGGCGATCGCCGAGATCATCGTGGTGCTGACCGACCTGGCAGAGTTCATCGGCGGGGCGATCGCGCTGAACCTGCTGTTCGGCGTACCGCTGCTGGTCGGCGCGCTGATCGTGGCGCTGAGCTCCGTCGGCATCATCGCCCTGCGGATGCGCGGCAAGCAGGTGTTCACCGCGTTCACCATCGGGCTGCTGTTCGCCGTCGTCGTCGCGTACGTCGTGATGCTGGCGCGCGTCGGTGTCGGCGCGGACGCCGTGGACGGGCTGGTGCCGCGGCTCGACGGCGCGGGAAGCGTGCTGCTGGCGGCCGGCATCATCGGCGCGACCGTCATGCCGCACGCGCTGTTCCTGCACTCCACCCTGTCGAAGGAGCACGCCGACGCCGACGAGGCGCGGATGAACGTGCCCAAGACGCTGGCCGGCGTCCGGCGCGACATCGGCGCCGCGATGACCGTCGCCGGGTTCGTGAACGTGGCGATCCTGCTGACCGCGGCGACGATCCCGACCGCCGCCGGCCAGGCGCTGGACACCGCCGCCGCGCACCTCGGCACGCTCGGCGGCCTGGACGTCGTGTTCGGTGTCGCGCTGCTCGCGGCGGCGCTCGCCTCGGCCTGCACCGGCGTCTACAGCGGACAGACCGTGATGGCCGACTTCCTCGGGCGGCGGCTCAACGTCTGGCTGCGGCGCGCGGTGACCATCGCGCCGTCCCTGGTCATCATCGCGCTCGCCTCGAACCCGACGCAGGCGCTCGTGCTGAGCCAGGTCGGGCTGTCGCTGTGCCTGCCGTTCGCGCTCATCCCGCTGATCCACCTGACCAGCAGCACGCGCGTGATGGGCGCGATGCGCAACCACCCCGTCGTGCTGGTGCTCGCGGCGATCTGCGCGGTGCTGATCACCGGGATCAACCTCGCGCTGCTGATCGTCTGA
- a CDS encoding dioxygenase family protein, which translates to MNTSPLMPVVYLGHGAPPLADDAVWTSELASWSKDLPHPKAILVVSAHWEAAPVTLGATRTVPLTYDFWGFPQKYYEVQYNAPGAPALAAEVTKLLGEVAHDEARGLDHGAYVPLVEMYPDADIPVLQLSMPTLAPAQLFELGRKLAPLREQGVLIMGSGFVTHNLRLIQFGHGGPADQRPSWSLDFDEWTTRAMASGDVDSLLDFMHKAPAAQLAHPRTEHFAPIFVSMGAAYGAEGRTFQADSVIDGYWYGLAKRSFQIA; encoded by the coding sequence ATGAACACCAGCCCGCTCATGCCTGTCGTCTACCTCGGCCACGGAGCCCCGCCGCTGGCCGACGACGCCGTCTGGACCTCCGAGCTCGCCTCGTGGTCCAAGGACCTCCCCCACCCCAAGGCGATCCTCGTCGTCTCGGCGCACTGGGAGGCCGCCCCCGTCACCCTCGGGGCCACCCGCACCGTCCCGCTCACCTACGACTTCTGGGGCTTCCCGCAGAAGTACTACGAGGTGCAGTACAACGCACCCGGCGCGCCGGCGCTGGCCGCCGAGGTCACCAAGCTGCTCGGCGAGGTCGCGCACGACGAGGCCCGCGGTCTCGATCACGGTGCGTACGTCCCGCTGGTCGAGATGTACCCCGACGCGGACATCCCGGTGCTGCAGCTGTCGATGCCGACGCTCGCCCCCGCCCAGCTGTTCGAGCTCGGCCGCAAGCTGGCGCCGCTGCGCGAGCAGGGCGTGCTGATCATGGGCAGTGGCTTCGTCACGCACAACCTGCGGCTGATCCAGTTCGGGCACGGCGGTCCCGCCGACCAGCGCCCTTCCTGGTCGCTGGACTTCGACGAGTGGACGACGCGCGCGATGGCCTCCGGGGACGTCGACAGCCTGCTCGACTTCATGCACAAGGCCCCGGCCGCCCAGCTGGCGCACCCGCGCACCGAGCACTTCGCGCCGATCTTCGTCTCCATGGGCGCGGCGTACGGCGCGGAAGGGCGCACCTTCCAGGCCGACTCGGTGATCGACGGCTACTGGTACGGCCTGGCGAAGCGGTCCTTCCAGATCGCCTAG
- a CDS encoding SWIM zinc finger family protein, which produces MQQLTETVIRLAADDGRFARGEDYVRYVRGLQTSERTASATIQAKRVYVVHLDWTGSRLTGTCTCWDEPDGLCKHQVAVALAVVENAPPDNHGQPAELADFVRRLPADELATLLLDIAGDHEDVHRRLTIRMATATGNPNDAAKELESSASRALSIRGFIDYRRSFEVAAAAATLLRELETTFRAAGSAVVQPALLRTLGRLRSIVQRADDSGGAIGDAEQHAYDLYVRACRQGPVDAKKLARWLVKYQIESPGWPDARLAHFSEALGEPGLATYRAELRKRSASTARRPAHPDRPWQRDHDRDTLDDLLIDLARHDGDVEELLRLLDDPESPRPAEAIRVLFAAGRAADAETRLDGWLGASPKPRDRPMSFGRDRALNAGEIIAMLESFGRHDDALEHARQVFRFSPGADTFAALLDVARPEEREEQRAWALAAATEKCRALGDARPLVLVHLADGDGDAAWTAAHEFGSTQCWPELVSGTSETHPAQCAMALTIATEPLLQVAGSAQYQEIAALLTRARPLYAAAGRTEELREYLRQIRTEHARRPLFISELNRAALDPDTL; this is translated from the coding sequence GTGCAGCAGCTCACCGAGACGGTCATTCGGCTCGCTGCGGACGACGGACGGTTCGCGCGCGGCGAGGACTACGTGCGCTATGTCCGGGGACTGCAGACCTCGGAGCGCACGGCGAGCGCCACGATCCAGGCCAAGCGGGTGTACGTCGTGCACCTCGACTGGACCGGGTCGAGGCTGACCGGCACGTGTACTTGCTGGGACGAGCCCGACGGGCTGTGCAAGCACCAAGTCGCCGTCGCGCTGGCCGTCGTGGAGAACGCGCCGCCGGACAACCATGGGCAGCCCGCCGAGTTGGCCGACTTCGTGCGGCGGTTGCCCGCCGACGAGCTCGCCACCCTGCTGCTCGACATCGCGGGTGACCACGAGGACGTGCACCGTCGGCTGACCATCCGGATGGCCACCGCGACCGGCAACCCGAACGATGCCGCAAAGGAGCTCGAGTCGAGTGCCTCGCGGGCTCTCTCGATCCGAGGATTCATCGACTACCGCCGATCCTTCGAGGTGGCCGCGGCCGCGGCGACGCTGCTCCGCGAGCTCGAGACGACATTCCGCGCGGCCGGATCGGCCGTCGTCCAACCCGCTCTGCTGCGCACATTGGGACGGCTGCGATCGATCGTCCAGCGCGCGGACGACTCCGGCGGTGCGATCGGAGATGCCGAGCAGCACGCCTACGATCTGTACGTCCGGGCCTGCCGGCAGGGCCCCGTCGACGCGAAGAAGCTGGCCCGATGGCTGGTCAAGTACCAGATCGAGTCGCCCGGCTGGCCGGATGCTCGGTTGGCGCACTTCAGCGAGGCGCTCGGTGAACCCGGGCTGGCGACCTACCGCGCAGAGCTGCGCAAGCGGTCGGCATCCACCGCGCGTCGGCCGGCCCATCCCGATCGTCCGTGGCAGCGCGACCACGACCGCGACACGCTCGACGACCTGCTGATCGACCTGGCGCGACACGACGGTGACGTGGAAGAGCTGCTGCGGCTGCTGGACGACCCGGAGAGCCCACGGCCGGCGGAGGCGATCCGCGTGTTGTTCGCAGCGGGGCGCGCCGCGGACGCAGAGACACGCCTGGACGGCTGGCTCGGCGCGTCACCGAAGCCCCGCGACCGGCCGATGTCGTTCGGCCGCGACCGCGCGCTAAATGCTGGCGAGATCATTGCGATGCTCGAGTCGTTCGGGCGGCACGACGACGCGCTCGAGCACGCCCGGCAGGTCTTCCGGTTCAGCCCGGGTGCGGACACGTTCGCGGCGCTGCTGGACGTCGCACGTCCCGAGGAGCGGGAGGAGCAGCGAGCGTGGGCGCTCGCCGCAGCGACCGAGAAGTGTCGCGCACTCGGTGATGCGCGACCGCTGGTGCTCGTTCATCTCGCGGACGGCGACGGCGACGCGGCCTGGACGGCCGCGCACGAGTTCGGGTCGACGCAATGCTGGCCGGAATTGGTGAGCGGGACGTCGGAAACCCATCCGGCGCAGTGTGCGATGGCGCTGACCATCGCCACGGAGCCCCTGCTTCAGGTCGCCGGCAGTGCGCAGTACCAGGAGATCGCCGCACTGCTCACCCGCGCCAGACCGTTGTACGCGGCGGCCGGGCGGACCGAGGAGCTTCGCGAGTACCTGCGGCAGATCCGCACCGAGCATGCGCGCCGTCCCTTGTTCATCTCGGAGCTGAACCGCGCGGCTCTCGACCCGGACACCCTCTGA
- a CDS encoding phenylacetate--CoA ligase family protein, whose product MAEPTTEMFDRDAQTMPVEQLRQLQQDRLRALLARVRDASPQHREQLAGVDPQEVTLENLNELPTVAKAQMREYYPLGMLCVDRSEVRRIHATSGTSGRPTIVAYTATDLDILGRANARVLDAAGARAGTFVHNAYGYGLFTGGLGLHQGIEHLGACTVPISGGMTQRQVTLIEDLRPEVLLCTPSYAAAIADAMAKHGIDPADNSLKAGVFGAEPWSEGMRASLEKGLGIKAMDIYGMCELGGPGVAFETPESPGYLFINEDHFLPECIDPATGKPVAEGEVGELVFTTLTKEATPVVRYRTGDLASLQRVEDPNGRTFTTMSRIVGRADDMLIIRGVNVFPSEIEAVLLADDRVSTAYTLVIDERGTMPSMIAVTEPTQDVPSGQVPELLARLQHELKDRLGVSCKVVLAEPGGLPRTEVGKAVRVQHWKAGADSPFPGLLT is encoded by the coding sequence ATGGCCGAGCCCACCACCGAGATGTTCGACCGCGACGCCCAGACGATGCCCGTCGAGCAGCTGCGGCAGCTGCAGCAGGACAGGCTGCGCGCCCTGCTGGCGCGGGTGCGCGACGCGTCGCCGCAGCACCGCGAGCAGCTCGCCGGGGTCGATCCGCAGGAGGTCACGCTCGAGAACCTCAACGAGCTGCCGACCGTCGCGAAGGCCCAGATGCGCGAGTACTACCCGCTCGGCATGCTGTGCGTCGACCGCAGCGAGGTGCGGCGCATCCACGCGACGTCCGGTACGTCGGGTCGCCCGACCATCGTCGCGTACACCGCGACCGACCTCGACATCCTCGGCCGCGCGAACGCCCGGGTGCTCGACGCGGCGGGCGCTCGCGCCGGCACGTTCGTGCACAACGCCTACGGCTACGGCCTGTTCACCGGCGGCCTCGGCCTGCACCAGGGGATCGAGCACCTCGGGGCGTGCACCGTCCCGATCTCGGGCGGCATGACCCAGCGGCAGGTGACCCTCATCGAGGACCTGCGGCCCGAGGTCCTGCTGTGCACGCCGTCGTACGCCGCCGCGATCGCCGACGCGATGGCCAAGCACGGCATCGATCCCGCGGACAACTCGCTGAAGGCCGGCGTGTTCGGCGCCGAGCCGTGGAGCGAGGGCATGCGGGCGTCCCTGGAGAAGGGGCTGGGCATCAAGGCGATGGACATCTACGGGATGTGCGAGCTCGGCGGGCCCGGCGTCGCCTTCGAGACCCCCGAGAGCCCCGGCTACCTCTTCATCAACGAGGACCACTTCCTGCCCGAGTGCATCGACCCGGCCACCGGCAAGCCGGTCGCCGAGGGCGAGGTCGGCGAGCTGGTCTTCACGACGCTGACGAAGGAGGCGACGCCGGTGGTGCGCTACCGCACCGGCGACCTGGCCTCGCTGCAGCGCGTGGAGGACCCGAACGGCCGCACCTTCACCACGATGTCCCGCATCGTCGGCCGCGCCGACGACATGCTGATCATCCGCGGCGTGAACGTGTTCCCGAGCGAGATCGAGGCGGTCCTGCTGGCCGACGACCGGGTGTCCACGGCGTACACCCTGGTCATCGACGAGCGTGGCACGATGCCGTCGATGATCGCGGTCACCGAGCCGACGCAGGACGTGCCCAGCGGCCAGGTCCCCGAGCTGCTGGCGCGGCTGCAGCACGAGCTGAAGGACCGCCTCGGCGTGTCGTGCAAGGTGGTGCTCGCCGAGCCGGGCGGGTTGCCGCGCACCGAGGTCGGCAAGGCGGTCCGCGTGCAGCACTGGAAGGCCGGCGCCGACTCCCCGTTCCCCGGCCTGCTCACCTAG
- a CDS encoding TetR/AcrR family transcriptional regulator, protein MTKPATRRRQHDAKSLLRVAIRTFNDRGYDGTSMDAIAAAAGITKSSIYHHVSGKEALLGQALDHAARALDDALLPAEEALATHARPIDAVETVVRRTTAALLKDVETITLFLRVRGNSATERRAIEARRAFDGRVAVLLQAAADAGELSDGIDPALMTRLVFGTVNSLVEWYRPGGALTPQVIEDHVVALVLDGLRRRTDGDSRQ, encoded by the coding sequence GTGACGAAGCCAGCCACCCGCCGCCGCCAGCACGACGCCAAGTCGTTGCTGCGGGTCGCCATCCGCACCTTCAACGACCGCGGGTACGACGGCACGTCGATGGATGCGATCGCCGCCGCCGCCGGTATCACGAAGTCCTCGATCTACCACCACGTCTCCGGCAAGGAGGCGTTGCTCGGGCAGGCGCTCGATCATGCGGCGCGGGCGCTCGACGACGCGCTGCTGCCCGCCGAGGAGGCGCTCGCGACCCACGCCCGCCCGATCGACGCGGTCGAGACCGTCGTCCGGCGCACGACGGCGGCGCTGCTGAAGGACGTCGAGACCATCACCTTGTTCCTGCGGGTGCGCGGCAACTCCGCGACCGAGCGGCGCGCGATCGAGGCGCGCCGCGCCTTCGACGGGCGGGTCGCCGTCCTGCTGCAGGCCGCGGCGGACGCCGGCGAGCTCTCCGACGGCATCGACCCGGCGCTGATGACCCGGCTGGTCTTCGGCACCGTCAACTCCCTCGTCGAGTGGTACCGCCCCGGCGGCGCCCTCACCCCTCAGGTCATCGAGGACCACGTCGTCGCGCTGGTCCTCGACGGGCTGCGACGCCGCACCGACGGCGACAGCCGCCAGTAA
- a CDS encoding EthD family reductase: MSNSFFAVYKMPDDPAAFDEAYKGHTAIVEKLPGMTELRVNKVVNQVAGEPKLYLITEMAFGSVEDLQAALASDPGKESAADLQSWGGDKLISMLVTERLQ; the protein is encoded by the coding sequence GTGAGCAATTCCTTCTTCGCCGTGTACAAGATGCCCGATGACCCTGCCGCGTTCGACGAGGCCTACAAGGGCCACACCGCCATCGTCGAGAAGCTGCCGGGAATGACCGAGCTGCGGGTCAACAAGGTCGTCAACCAGGTGGCCGGCGAGCCGAAGCTGTACCTCATCACCGAGATGGCCTTCGGCTCGGTCGAGGATCTGCAGGCGGCGCTCGCGTCCGACCCGGGCAAGGAGTCCGCGGCGGACCTGCAGAGCTGGGGCGGCGACAAGCTGATCTCGATGCTCGTCACCGAGCGCCTGCAGTAG